The following are encoded together in the Actinoplanes sp. N902-109 genome:
- a CDS encoding heme A synthase, whose product MRRLALASLIANIALVVTGAAVRLTSSGLGCPTWPKCTDASYVTTAEMGVNGVIEFGNRVLGIALGLIALATFVTAVLQKPRRTSLIVLSLVAGLGIPGQGVIGGITVLTDLNPWVVGLHFLLSIALIGVTYALWQRTKESDAPARRLVPRPLIHLALLTTLASAAVIVVGVIVTGSGPHSGDAGAKRNGLDPATISQFHADLVFLLIGLSVALWFALRAVGAPAPAVRAAALFVAVELGQGLIGFVQYFTHLPVLLVGAHLLGAALVWTATLNVVWKLRERPAPALAEPPLPTAAPEPASVG is encoded by the coding sequence ATGCGCAGGCTGGCACTGGCGAGTTTGATCGCCAACATCGCGCTGGTCGTCACCGGGGCGGCGGTCCGGCTGACCAGTTCGGGGCTGGGGTGCCCGACGTGGCCGAAGTGCACCGATGCGTCGTATGTGACGACCGCCGAGATGGGCGTCAACGGCGTCATCGAGTTCGGCAACCGGGTGCTGGGCATCGCGCTCGGCCTGATCGCGCTGGCCACGTTCGTCACGGCGGTGCTGCAGAAGCCGCGGCGCACCTCGCTGATCGTGCTGTCCCTGGTGGCCGGGCTCGGCATCCCCGGCCAGGGCGTGATCGGCGGCATCACGGTCCTGACGGACCTCAACCCGTGGGTGGTGGGCCTGCACTTCCTGCTGTCCATCGCGCTCATCGGGGTCACGTACGCGCTCTGGCAGCGGACGAAGGAAAGCGACGCACCCGCCCGCCGCCTGGTCCCCCGCCCGCTGATCCACCTGGCCCTGCTCACGACGCTGGCGAGCGCGGCCGTGATCGTGGTCGGGGTGATCGTCACCGGCAGCGGCCCGCACTCGGGCGACGCGGGCGCCAAGCGCAACGGCCTCGACCCGGCCACCATCTCGCAGTTCCACGCCGACCTGGTCTTCCTGCTCATCGGCCTGTCCGTGGCACTGTGGTTCGCCCTGCGCGCGGTCGGCGCCCCGGCCCCGGCGGTCCGCGCGGCGGCCCTGTTCGTCGCGGTGGAGCTCGGCCAGGGGCTGATCGGCTTCGTGCAGTACTTCACCCACCTGCCGGTTCTGCTGGTCGGCGCGCACCTGCTCGGCGCGGCCCTGGTCTGGACGGCCACCCTCAACGTCGTCTGGAAGCTGCGCGAACGCCCAGCGCCGGCCCTCGCTGAGCCGCCGCTGCCCACCGCCGCCCCGGAGCCCGCCTCAGTCGGCTAG
- the sufB gene encoding Fe-S cluster assembly protein SufB, translated as MTDQIVTQEEHLAALGKYEYGWADADVAGAAAQRGLSEAVVRDISAKKNEPQWMLDLRLKGLRLFGRKPMPNWGADLTGIDFQNIKYFVRSTEKQAQSWEELPEDIKATYDRLGIPEAEKQRLVAGVAAQYESEVVYHKIREDLEEQGVLFLDTDTALKQHEDIFKEYFGTVIPVGDNKFAALNTSVWSGGSFIYVPKGVHVDIPLQAYFRINTENMGQFERTLIIADEGSYVHYVEGCTAPIYSSDSLHSAVVEIVVKKNARVRYTTIQNWSNNVYNLVTKRATCEEGATMEWIDGNIGSKVTMKYPAVYMTGAHAKGEVLSIAMAGEGQHQDSGAKMVHAAPHTSSTIISKSIARAGGRTSYRGLVQVLDGSHHSASTVKCDALLVDTISRSDTYPYVDIREDDVNMGHEATVSKVSEDQLFYLMSRGLTEDEAMAMIVRGFIEPIAKELPMEYALELNRLIELQMEGAVG; from the coding sequence ATGACCGACCAGATCGTCACTCAGGAAGAGCACCTGGCCGCTCTTGGCAAGTACGAGTACGGCTGGGCCGACGCGGACGTCGCGGGTGCCGCCGCCCAGCGCGGTCTGTCCGAGGCCGTGGTGCGTGACATCTCGGCGAAGAAGAACGAGCCGCAGTGGATGCTCGACCTTCGCCTCAAGGGCCTGCGCCTGTTCGGCCGCAAGCCCATGCCCAACTGGGGTGCCGACCTCACCGGCATCGACTTCCAGAACATCAAGTACTTCGTGCGCTCCACCGAGAAGCAGGCGCAGAGCTGGGAAGAGCTGCCCGAGGACATCAAGGCGACGTACGACCGGCTGGGCATCCCCGAGGCGGAGAAGCAGCGCCTCGTCGCCGGTGTCGCGGCCCAGTACGAGTCCGAGGTGGTCTACCACAAGATCCGCGAGGATCTCGAGGAGCAGGGTGTTCTCTTCCTCGACACCGACACCGCCCTCAAGCAGCACGAGGACATCTTCAAGGAGTACTTCGGCACGGTGATCCCGGTCGGCGACAACAAGTTCGCCGCCCTGAACACCTCCGTGTGGTCCGGCGGCTCGTTCATCTACGTGCCCAAGGGCGTCCACGTGGACATCCCGCTGCAGGCCTACTTCCGGATCAACACCGAGAACATGGGTCAGTTCGAGCGCACGCTGATCATCGCCGACGAGGGCAGCTACGTGCACTACGTCGAGGGCTGCACCGCGCCGATCTACTCGTCCGACTCGCTGCACAGCGCGGTCGTCGAGATCGTGGTCAAGAAGAACGCCCGGGTGCGCTACACGACCATCCAGAACTGGTCGAACAACGTCTACAACCTGGTCACCAAGCGCGCCACCTGCGAGGAGGGCGCGACCATGGAGTGGATCGACGGCAACATCGGCTCCAAGGTGACGATGAAGTACCCGGCCGTCTACATGACCGGGGCGCACGCCAAGGGCGAGGTGCTCTCGATCGCGATGGCCGGCGAGGGTCAGCACCAGGACTCCGGGGCCAAGATGGTGCACGCCGCGCCGCACACCTCCTCGACGATCATCAGCAAGTCGATCGCCCGGGCCGGCGGCCGCACCTCGTACCGCGGTCTGGTCCAGGTGCTCGACGGCTCGCACCACAGCGCCAGCACGGTCAAGTGCGACGCGCTGCTGGTCGACACGATCTCCCGGTCGGACACCTACCCGTACGTCGATATCCGCGAGGACGACGTCAACATGGGCCACGAGGCGACCGTGTCCAAGGTCAGCGAGGACCAGCTCTTCTACCTGATGAGCCGGGGCCTCACCGAGGACGAGGCGATGGCGATGATCGTGCGCGGCTTCATCGAGCCGATCGCCAAGGAGCTCCCGATGGAGTACGCCCTCGAGCTCAACCGCCTGATCGAGCTTCAGATGGAAGGGGCCGTCGGCTGA
- the sufD gene encoding Fe-S cluster assembly protein SufD yields the protein MTTEAMAPPSTKSQVLRSFDVTDFPAVTGLEEEWRFTPIKRLGELITASSVTGTAPGFAPGDLPAGFSVTSVDAGKVEPVLTPFDRVSALAFGSAAAVTLIDVAADTVADTPAVIKLVGQGGEAAGARTYVRVGNFAKVTVVLEQTGLATVADNIEVVVGDSAQLTFVTVAEWDAGSVQAQHIKFRVGRDARVQHVQVALGGDLVRQFTSVEYAGRGGDAELWGLYFSDAGQHFEHRQLVDHSIPDCRSYVGYRGALQGASAHTVWVGDVLIRAAATGTDTYEINRNLVLTDGARADSVPNLEIETGEIVGAGHASATGRFDEEQLFYLMARGIPEHEARKLVVRGFFAELINKIPVEDLRERLGAAIEARLAKTGV from the coding sequence ATGACTACCGAGGCCATGGCACCGCCGAGCACCAAGTCGCAGGTGCTGCGCTCCTTCGACGTCACCGACTTCCCGGCCGTCACCGGCCTGGAGGAGGAGTGGCGCTTCACCCCGATCAAGCGGCTCGGCGAGCTGATCACGGCGTCGTCGGTGACCGGCACGGCGCCCGGCTTCGCGCCCGGTGACCTGCCCGCCGGCTTCTCGGTGACCAGCGTCGACGCGGGCAAGGTCGAGCCGGTGCTGACCCCGTTCGACCGGGTCAGCGCGCTGGCGTTCGGCTCGGCCGCCGCGGTCACGCTCATCGACGTCGCCGCGGACACCGTCGCTGACACCCCGGCTGTGATCAAGCTGGTCGGTCAGGGCGGCGAGGCGGCTGGTGCCCGCACCTACGTGCGGGTCGGCAACTTCGCCAAGGTGACCGTCGTGCTGGAGCAGACCGGCCTGGCCACGGTTGCCGACAACATCGAGGTCGTGGTCGGCGACAGCGCGCAGCTGACCTTCGTCACGGTCGCCGAGTGGGACGCCGGGTCGGTGCAGGCCCAGCACATCAAGTTCCGGGTTGGGCGGGACGCCCGGGTCCAGCACGTGCAGGTGGCTCTCGGCGGCGACCTGGTCCGCCAGTTCACCTCCGTCGAGTACGCCGGCCGTGGTGGCGACGCCGAGCTGTGGGGCCTGTACTTCTCCGACGCCGGTCAGCACTTCGAGCACCGCCAGCTGGTCGACCACTCGATCCCGGACTGCCGCAGCTACGTCGGCTACCGGGGAGCGCTGCAGGGCGCGTCGGCGCACACCGTCTGGGTCGGCGACGTGCTGATCCGGGCGGCGGCCACCGGCACCGACACGTACGAGATCAACCGCAACCTGGTGCTCACCGACGGCGCCCGCGCCGACTCGGTGCCCAACCTCGAGATCGAGACCGGCGAGATCGTCGGCGCCGGCCACGCCAGCGCGACCGGCCGCTTCGACGAGGAGCAGCTGTTCTACCTGATGGCCCGGGGCATCCCCGAGCACGAGGCGCGCAAGCTCGTGGTGCGCGGCTTCTTCGCCGAGCTGATCAACAAGATCCCGGTCGAGGACCTGCGCGAGCGGCTCGGCGCCGCGATCGAGGCCCGGCTGGCCAAGACCGGGGTCTGA
- a CDS encoding non-heme iron oxygenase ferredoxin subunit has protein sequence MGFELVGPAADIAKGTSVSAEIDGVEVAVVHADDDTFYAVRDECSHAAVALSEGEVEGCMIECWLHGSRFDLRTGEPSGLPATEPVATFPVEIRDGDIYVSTEPSNGVEP, from the coding sequence ATGGGCTTCGAGCTGGTCGGCCCCGCCGCCGACATCGCGAAGGGCACGTCGGTCTCCGCCGAGATCGACGGCGTGGAGGTCGCGGTCGTGCATGCCGACGACGACACCTTCTATGCCGTCCGCGACGAGTGCAGCCACGCGGCCGTGGCCCTCTCCGAGGGGGAGGTCGAGGGCTGCATGATCGAGTGCTGGCTGCACGGCTCCCGCTTCGACCTGCGCACCGGGGAGCCCTCCGGCCTGCCCGCCACCGAGCCGGTGGCGACCTTCCCCGTCGAGATCCGCGACGGCGACATCTACGTTTCGACCGAACCCAGTAATGGAGTAGAACCGTGA
- the sufC gene encoding Fe-S cluster assembly ATPase SufC, with the protein MSTLEIRDLQVSVKLPDGELKPILAGVDLTVKSGETHAIMGPNGSGKSTLAYSIAGHPKYEITGGQVTLDGEDVLAMSVDERARAGLFLAMQYPVEVPGVSVANFLRTAKTAIDGEAPKLRTWAGELRTAMERIQMDPSFAQRNVNEGFSGGEKKRHEIMQLELLKPKMAILDETDSGLDIDALRVVSEGVNRVRSTGDTGLLLITHYTRILRYIKPDFVHVFVAGKIVEEGGPELAEQLEAEGYERYVAGVKA; encoded by the coding sequence GTGAGCACCCTGGAGATCCGCGACCTGCAGGTGTCGGTCAAGCTGCCCGACGGCGAGCTGAAGCCGATCCTGGCCGGGGTCGACCTCACCGTGAAGTCGGGGGAGACCCACGCCATCATGGGCCCGAACGGCTCCGGCAAGTCCACCCTGGCGTACTCCATCGCCGGCCACCCGAAGTACGAGATCACCGGCGGCCAGGTCACCCTGGACGGCGAGGACGTGCTGGCCATGTCCGTCGACGAGCGGGCCCGCGCCGGGCTGTTCCTCGCCATGCAGTACCCGGTCGAGGTCCCCGGCGTGTCCGTGGCCAACTTCCTGCGCACCGCCAAGACCGCGATCGACGGCGAGGCGCCCAAGCTGCGCACCTGGGCCGGCGAGCTGCGCACGGCGATGGAGCGGATCCAGATGGACCCGTCGTTCGCCCAGCGCAACGTCAACGAGGGCTTCTCCGGCGGTGAGAAGAAGCGCCACGAGATCATGCAGCTCGAACTGCTCAAGCCCAAGATGGCGATCCTCGACGAGACCGACTCCGGCCTCGACATCGACGCGCTGCGGGTGGTCAGCGAGGGCGTCAACCGGGTCCGCTCGACCGGCGACACCGGCCTGCTGCTGATCACCCACTACACCCGCATCCTGCGCTACATCAAGCCGGACTTCGTGCACGTGTTCGTGGCCGGCAAGATCGTCGAAGAGGGCGGCCCGGAGCTGGCCGAGCAGCTGGAGGCCGAGGGTTACGAGCGCTACGTCGCCGGCGTCAAGGCCTGA
- a CDS encoding cysteine desulfurase, producing the protein MSLDVVRVRGDFPILSREINGHPLVYLDSANTSQKPRQVLEAMQDHLERHNGNVSRSVHTLGTESTEAYEGARAKIAAFIGAGHPDEVVFTKNSTEAINLVAWTAGQFLSLGPGDEIVVSEMEHHSNLVPWQLLCERTGATLRWFGVTDEGRLDESQLDELVNERTKLVSVVHMSNILGTINDPARIVARAREVGALVMLDCSQSVPHFGVDVAALGVDFIAFTGHKMLGPTGIGVLWGKAALLERMPPFLAGGSTIETVTMGGTTFAPPPARFEGGTPPITAAIGLGAAVDYLNAIGMDPIHQHEQEITAYALKALADVSGVRIFGPATPEGRGGTVSFGVDGVHPHDVGQILDDLGVEVRVGHHCARPVCTRFGVPAMTRASFYLYTTTDEIDALARGLERVRKVFA; encoded by the coding sequence ATGTCTCTCGACGTGGTCCGCGTTCGCGGCGACTTCCCCATTCTGAGCCGGGAGATCAACGGGCATCCCCTGGTGTACCTGGACAGCGCGAACACGTCGCAGAAGCCGCGCCAGGTGCTCGAGGCGATGCAGGATCACCTGGAACGGCACAACGGCAACGTGTCGCGCTCGGTGCACACCCTGGGCACCGAGTCGACCGAGGCCTACGAGGGCGCCCGTGCCAAGATCGCCGCGTTCATCGGTGCGGGCCACCCCGACGAGGTGGTCTTCACCAAGAACTCCACCGAGGCGATCAACCTGGTGGCGTGGACCGCGGGGCAGTTCCTCAGCCTGGGTCCCGGTGACGAGATCGTGGTCTCCGAGATGGAGCATCACTCCAACCTGGTGCCGTGGCAGCTGCTGTGCGAGCGCACCGGCGCGACCCTGCGCTGGTTCGGCGTCACCGACGAGGGCCGCCTCGACGAGTCGCAGCTCGACGAGCTGGTCAACGAGCGCACCAAGCTGGTCTCGGTCGTGCACATGTCGAACATCCTGGGCACGATCAACGACCCGGCGCGCATCGTCGCCCGGGCCCGCGAGGTCGGCGCGCTGGTGATGCTCGACTGCTCGCAGTCGGTGCCGCACTTCGGCGTGGACGTGGCCGCGCTGGGCGTCGACTTCATCGCGTTCACCGGTCACAAGATGCTCGGCCCGACCGGCATCGGCGTGCTCTGGGGCAAGGCCGCGCTGCTGGAGCGGATGCCACCGTTCCTGGCCGGCGGCTCGACCATCGAGACCGTCACGATGGGCGGCACCACGTTCGCGCCGCCGCCCGCCCGGTTCGAGGGCGGCACCCCGCCGATCACCGCGGCCATCGGGCTCGGCGCAGCCGTCGACTACCTCAACGCCATCGGCATGGACCCGATCCACCAGCACGAGCAGGAGATCACGGCGTACGCGCTCAAGGCGCTGGCCGACGTCTCCGGCGTGCGGATCTTCGGCCCGGCCACCCCTGAGGGACGCGGCGGCACGGTGTCGTTCGGTGTCGACGGGGTGCACCCGCACGACGTCGGGCAGATTCTCGACGATCTCGGTGTTGAGGTGCGGGTGGGGCACCACTGCGCCCGCCCGGTGTGCACCCGGTTCGGGGTTCCGGCGATGACCCGGGCCTCGTTCTACCTCTACACGACGACGGACGAGATCGACGCGCTGGCGCGCGGTCTGGAGCGGGTACGGAAGGTGTTCGCCTGA
- the sufU gene encoding Fe-S cluster assembly sulfur transfer protein SufU has product MMIDQLYQDIILDHYKNPHGRGLRDPFAGEAHHVNPTCGDEITLRVADDLSDISYDGMGCSISQASASVLHELLTGRTPAEAARIHEAFLELMQGRGQVEPDEQVLGDGIAFAGVAKYPARVKCALLPWMAFKDAAARAGVSVDPEVKTS; this is encoded by the coding sequence CTGATGATCGACCAGCTCTACCAGGACATCATCCTGGACCACTACAAGAACCCGCACGGCCGGGGCCTGCGCGACCCCTTCGCCGGCGAGGCCCACCACGTCAACCCGACCTGCGGCGACGAGATCACGCTGCGGGTCGCCGACGACCTCTCGGACATCTCGTACGACGGGATGGGCTGCTCGATCAGCCAGGCCTCGGCCTCCGTGCTGCACGAGCTGCTGACCGGGCGCACCCCGGCCGAGGCGGCCCGCATCCACGAGGCGTTCCTCGAGCTGATGCAGGGCCGCGGCCAGGTCGAGCCGGACGAGCAGGTGCTCGGCGACGGCATCGCCTTCGCGGGCGTGGCGAAGTATCCGGCGCGCGTGAAGTGCGCGCTGCTGCCGTGGATGGCTTTCAAGGACGCTGCGGCTCGTGCGGGCGTCAGCGTCGACCCCGAGGTGAAGACATCATGA
- a CDS encoding metal-sulfur cluster assembly factor: MTDKTIEEIAGTAADTAAPDDATSPVSETGTTVAAADAPAAAAAADAPAAGGAKASVADVEEAMKDVVDPELGINVVDLGLVYDTFVDDDNVATLDMTLTSAACPLTDVIEDQTRQALTTGPGGGLVKDFRINWVWLPPWGPDKITDDGREQLRALGFNV; this comes from the coding sequence ATGACCGACAAGACCATCGAAGAGATCGCCGGGACCGCGGCGGACACGGCCGCGCCGGACGACGCGACGTCGCCGGTGTCCGAGACCGGCACCACGGTTGCCGCCGCCGACGCTCCGGCCGCCGCCGCCGCCGCCGACGCTCCGGCCGCCGGTGGGGCCAAGGCGTCGGTCGCGGACGTCGAGGAGGCGATGAAGGACGTCGTCGACCCCGAGCTCGGCATCAACGTGGTCGACCTCGGCCTCGTCTACGACACCTTCGTCGACGACGACAACGTGGCGACCCTGGACATGACGCTGACCTCGGCGGCGTGCCCGCTGACCGACGTCATCGAGGACCAGACCCGGCAGGCGCTGACCACCGGACCGGGCGGCGGCCTGGTCAAGGACTTCCGGATCAACTGGGTCTGGCTGCCGCCGTGGGGCCCGGACAAGATCACCGACGACGGTCGCGAGCAGCTCCGGGCGCTCGGCTTCAACGTCTGA
- a CDS encoding M20/M25/M40 family metallo-hydrolase: MNPAPVETFRALLRIPTVSTREPEAWDHGAFEALHAALREHFPLLHEHLTLTRVGTYGLLYHWAGRSAAQPVVLMAHLDVVPAEGAWTHPPFGAVLADGVIWGRGTLDCKGSLAAICQAVEDLLAAGHVPAQDVWLSFGCDEEIAGTAAAQAVEELRRRGVTPWFVLDEGGAVAYDALPGVPRPVAVIGVTEKGWTEVELSVTGPGGHAATPAPLGPTARLARAITRLDRAPMPVRVPDATVELFRRAAPHATAPMRFALSAAARFRPALARLLLAAGPEAAAMVRTTVAVTTLSGSPARNVIAATATAGLNIRVLIGDTVAGVIAHLRRAIRDDQVAIRVLEASEPSPAAPLDQAFRLLEDITAEHFPDALTSPYVMMAATDARHFTAICPRVYRFTPFTMTRAQREAIHAADEHITVDAFLAGIDWYRTLLRRIS; this comes from the coding sequence GTGAACCCGGCGCCGGTTGAGACGTTCCGCGCGTTGTTGCGCATCCCCACCGTCTCGACCCGTGAGCCGGAGGCCTGGGACCACGGCGCGTTCGAGGCTCTGCACGCCGCGCTGCGTGAGCACTTCCCGCTGCTGCACGAGCACCTCACCCTGACCAGGGTGGGCACCTACGGTTTGCTCTACCACTGGGCCGGGCGGTCCGCGGCGCAGCCGGTGGTGCTCATGGCTCACTTGGATGTCGTACCGGCGGAAGGCGCGTGGACGCACCCACCGTTCGGCGCGGTCCTCGCCGACGGGGTCATCTGGGGTCGCGGCACCCTGGACTGCAAGGGCAGCCTCGCCGCGATCTGCCAGGCGGTGGAAGATCTGCTGGCCGCCGGGCACGTGCCCGCGCAGGACGTGTGGCTGTCGTTCGGCTGCGACGAGGAGATTGCCGGTACGGCCGCCGCGCAGGCCGTCGAGGAGCTGCGCCGCCGCGGCGTGACCCCGTGGTTCGTGCTCGACGAGGGCGGCGCGGTCGCGTACGACGCACTGCCCGGCGTGCCCAGGCCCGTCGCCGTCATCGGGGTCACCGAGAAGGGCTGGACCGAGGTCGAGCTGAGCGTCACCGGGCCCGGCGGGCACGCCGCGACACCCGCGCCGCTGGGCCCGACCGCGCGGCTGGCCCGGGCCATCACCCGGCTCGACCGGGCACCGATGCCGGTGCGGGTGCCCGATGCCACCGTCGAGCTGTTCCGCCGTGCGGCGCCGCATGCCACCGCCCCGATGCGGTTCGCCCTGAGCGCCGCCGCCCGGTTCCGCCCGGCGCTGGCCCGGTTGCTGCTGGCGGCCGGTCCCGAGGCGGCGGCCATGGTGCGCACCACGGTCGCGGTCACCACGTTGAGCGGCTCGCCGGCCCGGAACGTCATCGCCGCCACGGCCACTGCCGGTCTCAACATCCGCGTCCTGATCGGTGACACCGTGGCCGGTGTGATCGCCCACCTGCGCCGGGCGATCCGCGACGACCAGGTGGCGATCCGGGTGCTCGAGGCGAGCGAGCCGTCCCCCGCCGCGCCGCTGGACCAGGCCTTCCGGTTGCTCGAGGACATCACGGCCGAGCACTTCCCGGATGCGCTGACCTCCCCGTACGTGATGATGGCCGCGACCGACGCACGGCACTTCACCGCGATCTGCCCGCGGGTCTACCGGTTCACGCCGTTCACCATGACGCGCGCCCAGCGCGAGGCCATCCACGCCGCCGACGAGCACATCACCGTCGACGCCTTCCTGGCCGGCATCGACTGGTACCGGACGCTGCTGCGCAGGATCTCGTGA
- a CDS encoding maleylpyruvate isomerase family mycothiol-dependent enzyme encodes MTLTELIDDRAAAFRTAVTGADLTARVPGCPDWNVRDLVVHLGNVHRLWAAAVEAGPAAGPPAVIGDREPADDLLDWSAVSTTLLLDALRAAPPDRGCWTWWEASGAPMTAGAVARHQVQEAAVHAYDAQEAAGKPEPIPAAVAVDAIPEFFEVSLASLGPWPHRPARLALDTVDGPTWLADLTPAGVKLDPAASGDPVATVRAPASDLLLFLFGRIPADRVTVLGDESVVRDLIAWPQSVHG; translated from the coding sequence ATGACGCTGACAGAGCTCATCGACGACCGCGCAGCTGCCTTCCGCACCGCCGTGACCGGCGCCGATCTCACCGCCCGGGTGCCCGGCTGCCCCGACTGGAACGTGCGCGATCTGGTCGTCCATCTCGGTAACGTGCACCGATTGTGGGCCGCAGCCGTCGAGGCCGGTCCGGCGGCCGGCCCACCCGCCGTCATCGGTGACCGCGAACCCGCCGACGACCTGCTCGACTGGTCCGCCGTTTCCACCACGCTGCTGCTCGACGCGCTGCGTGCCGCCCCGCCCGACCGGGGTTGCTGGACCTGGTGGGAGGCCTCGGGCGCCCCGATGACAGCCGGCGCCGTCGCCCGTCATCAGGTGCAGGAGGCGGCCGTGCACGCCTACGACGCCCAGGAAGCCGCCGGCAAGCCCGAGCCGATCCCGGCTGCCGTCGCCGTCGACGCCATTCCGGAATTTTTCGAGGTCAGCCTGGCCTCGCTGGGACCCTGGCCACACCGCCCGGCCCGGCTCGCGCTGGACACCGTCGACGGCCCGACGTGGCTGGCTGACCTGACCCCGGCGGGGGTCAAGCTCGACCCGGCCGCCAGCGGCGATCCGGTTGCCACGGTTCGCGCCCCGGCCAGCGATCTCCTGCTGTTCCTGTTCGGCCGGATCCCCGCCGACCGCGTCACCGTGCTCGGCGACGAGTCCGTCGTCCGCGACCTGATCGCCTGGCCGCAGTCGGTTCACGGCTGA
- a CDS encoding DNA alkylation repair protein, translated as MSDTPAGVVLHRLTSTFEAARAPGRAGPMAAYMRDQFPFLGLAAATQRKLGRTVVAGLPAPDEAELREVVLGCWGLPEREYQYFACDWLREHVAVPGPGFLATARTLITTKPWWDTVDALATRFVGPLVLRHPSLIATMDEWSGHDNLWLVRTAILHQLHHGTATDADRLFSYCTRQADHPDFFVRKAIGWALRHHARTDPEAVGSYLAANRDRLSPLSIREASKHLHP; from the coding sequence ATGAGCGACACACCGGCGGGCGTGGTGCTGCACCGGCTGACCAGCACCTTCGAAGCGGCGCGCGCACCCGGGCGGGCCGGGCCGATGGCCGCGTACATGCGGGACCAGTTCCCGTTCCTCGGGCTCGCGGCCGCGACGCAGCGCAAGCTGGGCCGCACCGTCGTCGCCGGTCTGCCGGCACCCGACGAGGCCGAGCTGCGTGAGGTCGTGCTGGGCTGCTGGGGGCTGCCCGAGCGCGAGTACCAGTACTTCGCCTGCGACTGGCTGCGCGAACACGTCGCCGTGCCGGGGCCGGGCTTCCTCGCCACCGCCCGCACGCTGATCACCACCAAGCCCTGGTGGGACACCGTGGACGCGCTGGCCACCCGGTTCGTCGGTCCGCTAGTGCTACGCCACCCGTCGCTGATCGCGACCATGGACGAATGGTCCGGCCACGACAACCTGTGGCTGGTGCGCACCGCGATCCTGCATCAGCTGCACCACGGCACTGCCACGGACGCGGATCGGCTGTTCAGTTATTGCACGCGCCAGGCGGATCACCCCGATTTCTTCGTACGCAAGGCCATCGGCTGGGCCCTGCGGCACCATGCCCGCACCGACCCGGAGGCGGTCGGGTCCTATCTGGCCGCCAACCGCGATCGGCTGTCCCCGCTGTCGATCCGGGAGGCTTCGAAGCACCTCCACCCCTGA